The genomic window AGATTTTTAACCAAATGCACACTTTGCGCAGGCGTATTTCCTTGAAACAGTAAAAATAGTTTTTCACCATTTTCATTTATCACTTCATCACAAAGCATAACAATATGCCCTGGCGAACCACCTCTTATAAGCATATCTCCAATTTTCAAATCTTTTGAAGATGTTATTTTTGGTAATTCATTGTATAATGACAATGTGCCTGAATACATGTAAATAAGATTCAAATATTTATAAAAATTTTCTTTTGAATAATTCTTCCCCGCGGTTTTATAAAAAGAGACTTTATTGCCTTTAATTTTAGGCCGATATCCTTCAGCATATTTAAGCCAAGAACAGTAATGTCCACTTGTGAAATTAAACCCTATTTCTGATTTTCTACCGGTTTCCCATAAGTATTCGCTACGTATTCTAATTAATGCATCGGCACATTGTTGTAATCCGTTTTTAGGAACAGGAATTTCTAAAATCCCTATGTGGCCACCTTGCCAAAAATATTCAGAATTATCATAATTAATAATTTTACTTCCAAAAGCTTTCAATTTATAATTCCGAAGATAATTTTGAAAAGTTCTTTCAGAATAATTTAAACGTTTATAGCCATCAGGAACATTTACTCTTGAAACAATAGTAAAACTATCTTTATCAATTAGGTTTACTTTATCGGTAGCTCTAACACTGTTTTTTAAATTCTTATGAGAAGATGTTATCTGAAAGAACAAAACAGCAACAACAGTGGTGAAAATGGTTAAAACGATAGTTTTTTTCATGTTTTTATAACGAAGAAACATATAGTTTGGTATAAATAGAATTGGTAAAGAAAGTTCATTTTAAAGAAACTGCTTTTTTTTTCGTAATTTAATATCAAAATTAACCGATATGCAAACTACTCCACGATTAGAAGCCGCTATAAATAAACTATATATTGCTTTTCATAATAACAAATTGAATCCCGAATGTTGCAAACAATGTGCGGTTGGAAATATTTTAGACCAAATGGATAGTTGGAAACATCTTTCTGACCATCATGGGGCAACAGCGCTTAATTATGTTGGCAAAGTACATCAAAATTTAGGACGAAAATTTAATGGATATTCCCCTTTAGAATTACTTCAAATAGAAGCAACTTTTTTGAAGGCTTGCGGATACAAATTACCACTTCATTATAAAAATGAAAAACCTAAAAATCCAACAGATAAAGATATTTTATTTAAAGGATTGTCTGAAGTGATAAAACTTTTGTGCGATTTAGACAAAATCGATAATGTTATGGATTATACCAAATTATTTGAATTTGAAAACGATAAACCTAAAGTAGAATTACATCTTTTTAGTTGAAAAACAAATAAGTTTAAACTTTCACTGGAATAGAAAAAGAAAAAGTTGTTCCGGCGCCTTCTGATGATGTAAACCATATTTTACCAGAATGAGATTCCACAATTTTTTTGCAATGTGCTAAGCCTATTCCCGAACCTTCATAGTCTAATCTTGAGTTCAACCTTTGAAATATAGCAAAAACACGATCTTGATATTCTTGAGCTATACCAATGCCATTATCTGCAACAGAGAACTGCCAGAATTTTTGTTCTTCAACATCGCCTTCTTCTATTTTGGAAATTTCGGTACAATAAATATCTATTTTAGGCTTAACTCCAGGTTTTGTAAATTTAATCCCATTAGTTATCAGGTTTTGGAAAAGTAATCTTAATTCTACCTCATTACCTTTTATTTTTGGCAAATCTTTATAATTAACAACGGCTTCACTGCGGTTTATGACACTTTGTAAATCTCCTGTCAATACATTTAATAACGGCATACAGTCAACATCATCAATTATTTTTGTTCTTCCTAACCTAGAATATTGTAAAAGTGCATCGATTAACTTTTTCATTCTCACACTACCTTCTTTTATAAAACCAAGCATTTGTTTTCCATCATCATCAAAACTACTGTTGTACTCAGAATCTATAACATCTATAAAACTAGATATGGTATTAAGAGGTTCTTGTAAATCATGGCTTGCGATATAAACAAATTGTTCTAATTCTTTATTTTTTGAAACCAATTGTTTAGACTGGTGGTTAATTTCAACATGCTGTGCCTTTAAGCGAAAATTTAATTTTTTATTCTTAATATAAGCCACTAGCAATGATATACTCACTATGAATAATAAACAAGACAAAATGGATAATAATATATTGTATTGTCTTTGTGTACTTATTATTATATTTTTTTCTGCAAGAATATCTTCCTTTTCTTTTATATGAATGTTTTGGACCGTTAAAACCTTTTGTTGATTTTGAATTTCAAGATTAACAGAATCTATTTCTAATTGTTGCGCATTTATTTTATATAACTGTTTTTCAAGCTTTTCTTCTAATTCTAGCTCGAATACAAGACTTTCTTCTAGCCTCTTGTTTTTCAATTCACTTTCACGAGACAAATTAGTTATAGAATGTTCTTTATCTATAATAACTTTATCTTTTTTATTAATATCATCTATTTGACTTCCAATTGTTTTTATATGAGTTTCTATAATTTTTTTCTGCTCAGCTTTTTCCCTATTGGCTATATATAAGTTTTGCTCTACTTTTTTATATAATTTATCTTTTATTTCTTTTGAAGTTACAGCATAACTAGCTAATACTGGAGTAATTTTAAGATTAGCTTCTCTAATAAACTGCCTATTGATATCATATTCATAAGTATCACCAACCTGCACCATATTAATCATTGAGCTGTGCGTTGGATACCCTTCTGTTATTATCAGAATCTCCTTCCCCTTTGTACTATTTAAAATTGCTTTTATTAAATATTCATAGGTGCTATTTACATAAACCACATTGCAATATTGAATATCATCAACACTGTTTATTCTTTTAACTTCAATAAGTTTATCATATATGCGTCTATTATTTGAAATATCAAAAAGACTCTTTTTAATAGTATCTGGCCCCATAACTCCTATTTTCAAGGTAGTCATTTGTTTTATTTTGGGCCACTTAACTTGTTCACACAAATTAAAAACCATTATTGCGCGTTGCTCCAGTATAGAAGATTCTCTGTTTTTCTCTGAATTCTGGCTAAAAGACAGATTAGAGTACAAGGAAAATACAACTAATAATATTAAGGTTTTTAAATTTAAACACTTTGAATTATAAGTCAGTATAATTTTCTTAAGCACAGATTTACTTAGATCCCTATATGATATATTTCCCATTTTTAAACAACTCTATTAAACAGCATATAACCCTAAGAACAGTGTTCTAATGGTTTATTTATCTGTTTAGACATAAAAGATATTATATATCTTTAGTTTATTATTAAATTTAGAGGGAATGAATGGATTATTATACAATTAACCTAAAGCAAAAAATTAAGCTCTTATCGTTAACTAATACTTACTAGATATTTACATAATTATTAATATATTCTACTGTTAGCATTTTTCCTTTTTTAATCTCAACTTTACGAACGGCAGTTAACCTTTCAAATTTTTCTTCTGATAAATCTACACTTATCATAGCATATACCACGACTTTATCAAATTTATCATTAGAACATTTTTGGACTTCTTCTAAAAATTGAATACCATCCATAACAGGCATATTTATATCTAAAAAAATAATATCTGGAACATCAATATTTTTCAAATAATTAAGTGCTTTTAAGCCATTCTCCAGCATTACTATTTCACAATTGATAGCACTTTTTTTAAAAATATAATGATTATAAAAATTGGTCGCTTCATCATCATCAACTAAAAGTATTTTTTTCATAATTAATATGATGAAGTATTATTCTTAACTTTCATTAATGCAGAATTAAACACCTGTTTATCTAGAGGCTTCCTTATAAAATCTAAAAGTGTATCATAATTATTGAATTTTGTTAAATCTTTTGGATCATTAGATGACGAAAGAATAATAACGTTAATATCATCGACTAAATCCTTACCCAATGCATAAAAATTTTCTAAAAACTCCCAACCATTCATGGCTGGCATATTAATATCTAAAAAGACTATATTGGGTTTTTCTTCTTCGTTTTTTAAACAATTCTTAATATAAGAGATTCCTTCAAAACCACTATCTAATAACACTATAGAACTAATATTATCATTATTTTTAGCGATATGTTTATTTAAAAAATTAGTTGCTTTATCATCATCAATGAATAAAACTTTTAGATTCTTTTCTTTATCAACCATTATAGAGCGATTATATTATAATAATGAAAGTTTTTATCTACGCTTATTGTTGCAATTTAATTATTTTATCGATATAATAACACATTTTTACGACATAATACATTGTGTATTTCTAATTCAACAAAAAAATATTAAAATAAAAACTTTATATTTTAATATTTAATAAAAATTAGAAGCTAAAAAAGCCCAACACTTTCGTATTGGGTTTTTTATATATTTCAAATTTAGAGACTATCCTCCAAAATCATCAAATCGAATGTGTTCATCTGGGATACCAAAATCTTCACCCATTTTTTGAACAGCTTTATTCATTAATGGAGGTCCACAGAAGTATAATTCTATATCTTCTGGAGACTCATGTAATGACAAATAATTATCGATAACACAGTTGTGAATGAAACCTACAAAACCATCACCTGGGGCATCAATATTTTCTTTTACTTTCCAGTTATCTTCTTCCATTGGTTCAGATAATGCTAAGTAAAATTTAAAATTAGGAAAATCTTTCTCTAACTCACGGAAATGCTCTAAATAGAATAACTCACGTTTAGAACGTCCACCATACCAATAAGTCACTTTTCTTCCAGTCTTTAAAGTTCTGAATAAATGATATAAATGAGAACGCATTGGAGCCATACCTGCACCACCACCTACGTATAGCATTTCGCTATCAGATTCATTAATAAAGAATTCACCGTAAGGTCCTGAAATTGTTACTTTATCTCCTGGTTTTTG from Algibacter sp. L1A34 includes these protein-coding regions:
- a CDS encoding Na(+)-translocating NADH-quinone reductase subunit F, coding for MQTTPRLEAAINKLYIAFHNNKLNPECCKQCAVGNILDQMDSWKHLSDHHGATALNYVGKVHQNLGRKFNGYSPLELLQIEATFLKACGYKLPLHYKNEKPKNPTDKDILFKGLSEVIKLLCDLDKIDNVMDYTKLFEFENDKPKVELHLFS
- a CDS encoding DUF4846 domain-containing protein; translation: MKKTIVLTIFTTVVAVLFFQITSSHKNLKNSVRATDKVNLIDKDSFTIVSRVNVPDGYKRLNYSERTFQNYLRNYKLKAFGSKIINYDNSEYFWQGGHIGILEIPVPKNGLQQCADALIRIRSEYLWETGRKSEIGFNFTSGHYCSWLKYAEGYRPKIKGNKVSFYKTAGKNYSKENFYKYLNLIYMYSGTLSLYNELPKITSSKDLKIGDMLIRGGSPGHIVMLCDEVINENGEKLFLLFQGNTPAQSVHLVKNLENSVISPWYKLEQDVVIPVSNYTFNNSKFVRFK
- a CDS encoding response regulator; the encoded protein is MVDKEKNLKVLFIDDDKATNFLNKHIAKNNDNISSIVLLDSGFEGISYIKNCLKNEEEKPNIVFLDINMPAMNGWEFLENFYALGKDLVDDINVIILSSSNDPKDLTKFNNYDTLLDFIRKPLDKQVFNSALMKVKNNTSSY
- a CDS encoding YfiR/HmsC family protein; protein product: MGNISYRDLSKSVLKKIILTYNSKCLNLKTLILLVVFSLYSNLSFSQNSEKNRESSILEQRAIMVFNLCEQVKWPKIKQMTTLKIGVMGPDTIKKSLFDISNNRRIYDKLIEVKRINSVDDIQYCNVVYVNSTYEYLIKAILNSTKGKEILIITEGYPTHSSMINMVQVGDTYEYDINRQFIREANLKITPVLASYAVTSKEIKDKLYKKVEQNLYIANREKAEQKKIIETHIKTIGSQIDDINKKDKVIIDKEHSITNLSRESELKNKRLEESLVFELELEEKLEKQLYKINAQQLEIDSVNLEIQNQQKVLTVQNIHIKEKEDILAEKNIIISTQRQYNILLSILSCLLFIVSISLLVAYIKNKKLNFRLKAQHVEINHQSKQLVSKNKELEQFVYIASHDLQEPLNTISSFIDVIDSEYNSSFDDDGKQMLGFIKEGSVRMKKLIDALLQYSRLGRTKIIDDVDCMPLLNVLTGDLQSVINRSEAVVNYKDLPKIKGNEVELRLLFQNLITNGIKFTKPGVKPKIDIYCTEISKIEEGDVEEQKFWQFSVADNGIGIAQEYQDRVFAIFQRLNSRLDYEGSGIGLAHCKKIVESHSGKIWFTSSEGAGTTFSFSIPVKV
- a CDS encoding response regulator, which gives rise to MKKILLVDDDEATNFYNHYIFKKSAINCEIVMLENGLKALNYLKNIDVPDIIFLDINMPVMDGIQFLEEVQKCSNDKFDKVVVYAMISVDLSEEKFERLTAVRKVEIKKGKMLTVEYINNYVNI